The genome window TGGCCAAATTTCATAACCAGAAAAATGCTATTCTTACTATAGGTCTTGTAAGGGTGAAGGACCCCACCATTTATGGACTGGTTGAAACAGACAAACAATCAAGAATAGAAAAATTTCTTGAAAAACCTTCCTGGGACGAGGTTACATGTAATACCATAAACAGCGGAATATATATTTTTGAGCCTGAATTGCTTGATTACATACCTGTAAATATAAATTATTCTGTTGAAAGAGGATTATTTCCGCACCTTCTTGAAGAACAAAAACCTGTATTTGGATTCGTTTCTTCGCCATATTGGCTTGATATTGGCACGGTAGAAAAATATGTCCAGGCGCATTTCGACATACTTAAAGGAGAAGTAAAGATACCTGTGCCGGGCAAGCAGATCAAAAAATCTGTTTGGGCTGACAAAAATGTATCTATAAACGCGAAGTCAGTTATTGAAGGCAAGGTAATAATCGGGCACAACAGCAGAATTGACGAATTTGTCCAGCTTTCAGGGCTTGTTTCTATAGGAAAAAACTGCAAAATTAAAAAGGGAGCCCAGATTAGTGATTCAGTAATTTTAGACAATACAATAATCGGAGAAGGCACAAAGATTGAAAAATCCATAGTCGGCAGAAATTGTAACGTAGAACCTAATTCGATATTGACTCCAGGCTGTGCAATCGGAGACAATTCATTGATAACAAGGTTTTCGAACTTGTAAAAGGAATGCACCCAATATCCTTCCAAGCGGATAGCATTGGGTGTTTAAAAGGATAAAAAAAATGAAAATTGTTAATAAACCATGGGGAAAAGAAATCTGGATTGCTTATACAAAAAAATATTTGGGAAAAATCCTGATAATTAAAAAAGGCCATAGATTAAGCAGGCAATATCACAAAATTAAAGATGAAACACTTTACTGTGATACCGGAAGATTTGAAATGGAGCTTGGAAGAAAAACATTTACCGTCAAACCGGGGCAAGCTATCAGAGTAAAACCTAACACAATCCACCGCATGTTCGCAAAGTATTCCGATGTCAGAATAATTGAAACTTCAACGTCACATCCAAGAGATAGAGTAAGAATGGAAGACGATTATGCAAGAAAATAACATCAAATTCGGTACTGAAGGCTGGAGAGGAATTATTTCCAAAGACTTTACTTTTGAAAATGTCGCAAAAGTAAGCCAGTCAATTTCCGATTACCTGCGAAGCACCCAAAAACCATCCAATTCGCAATCCGGGCAAAAAATTGCAATTGGTTATGACAACCGGTTTCTTTCAGAAAAATTTGCCAATTGCTGCGCTCAAGTGTTTTTACAAAACGGTTATGAAGTGATAATATCGGATTCATCTGTCACAACACCCAATCTTTGTTTCATTACAAAATCGAAAGAAGCGCAAATCGGCATCATGATAACCGCAAGCCATAATCCCGCTATATTTAACGGGCTTAAAGCAAAAGCGCAATATGGCGGGCCTGTACCGGAATGGCTTAATAAGGAAATAGAAAAAAATATACCGCAAAGATTTGTCGAGTCTAAAATAGATAATGAGGGTCTAGCGCCTGTCGAATTTAAAGACGACTATATTAAATACATCAAAATGTCAGTTGACTTCAGTAAAATAGGGAAAATAAAACAAAATATTGTCTTTGATTGCATGCATGGCCCGGCTTACCGCTATATCGACGGTTTATTTGGCAAGGATAATAAAAAAATAATCAAGTTAAGAGATACAAGGGACGTGCTGTTCGGCGGGTTTAATCCTGAACCGATTGAAAAATATATGTCTTTGACAAAATCGGAGGTAAAAAAACATAAAGCCGCGGCAGGTATTGTAACGGACGGCGACGGTGACCGCGTAGGAGTTGTGGCTGACGGCGGTATTTACCTGCCTCCTCATACGGTCTTTCCGCTGCTTTTATATTATCAGGCAAAATATAAAAATCAAAAACCAAAAGTCGCGCAAACAATTTCATTAGGCTATTTATCTGAGCGTATTGCAAAAAAATATAGTCTTGAATTTGAAGAAACACCCGTAGGCTTTAAGTATATAACTGAGAAAATACTTAAAGAGGGGAATATCTTCGGCGGTGAGGAATCCTGCGGTTATGCGCTTCCAGGAGAACTGCCGGACAGGGATGGAATACTGTCGGGCCTTACCGTTTTGGAAATGATTGGTTCGTCAGGAAAAAAACTGTCTGAGCTTGTAAAAGAAATGCAAAAAGAATTCGGAAAATCGTCTTTCATGCGGTATGATTTTCGCCTACCTGAAATAATTTTTGACAAAAGTTGCTTTGTAAATATTATCAAGGGCTTTATTTCTGAGAAAATAAATGGTAAGACGTTGAAGTCTGTAAAAACCTTTGATGGGATAAAGATAGTACTTGAAGATGATTCCTGGCTTTTAATGCGGCCCTCAGGAACAGAACCACTGCTTCGGGTGTATTCAGAAACACCGTCACAGAAAACGACACAGCAACTAATTGATTACGGCAAAAAAATAACCATGAACTATTTTAAAAACAAATAAAAGAGAGATACCCCATGCTCTTCCAAGCGAGCAGAATGGGGTACTCAAGAGGAGAAAGAGATGAGTTTTGTTAGAAAAGATTTCTTTTTTACATCTGAATCAGTAGGCGCCGGCCATCCGGACAAAGTTTGCGACAAAGTTTCTGATGCAGTATTGGATGATGTTTTAAGGCAGGATCCAAAAGGGCGGGTAGCCTGTGAAACATTTATAACCTTGGGCCTGATCATTGTCGGGGGCGAAATAACCACAAAAGCTTATGTGGATGTCCCAAGCATTGTAAAAAGAGTAGTCAAAGATATCGGATATAATGATCCAAAATATGGTTTTGATTACAAGAACTGCGGGATATTAAACGGAATTCACTCTCAATCACCGGACATTTCCCAGGGAGTTGACACAGGCGGCGCCGGAGACCAGGGAATAATGATTGGTTATGCAAATAATCAGACTGAAGAACTAATGCCTATGCCGATTACTTTAGCCCATAAACTTATCAAAAAAACTAATGAAGCAAGGACTTCCGGCCTTCTTTCTTATTTAGGCCCTGATTGCAAATCCCAGGTGACTGTTGAATATGTCAACGGCAAACCGGCAAGAGTTGACGCTGTAGTCATTGCATGCCAGCACACCGAAGATGTTTTAGATAAAACCGGAAAACACATGTCTGAAAATGCAAAAAAACAAATGAAAAAGGAAATAATTGACCCCATAATCGGCAAAATGGCTGATTCAAAAACAAAATATTTTATTAACGCAACAGGAAAATTTGTTATCGGCGGGCCTGCATCAGATACAGGTATGACCGGGAGAAAAATTATTGTCGATACTTATGGCGGTTGGGCTCAGCACGGCGGCGGAGCATTTTCAGGGAAAGACCCGACCAAAGTTGACAGGTCAGCAACTTATATGGCAAGGCATATTGCAAAAAATATTGTCGCAGCGAAGCTTGCTGATGAATGCCTGGTAGAACTTTCATATTGTATCGGTGTTGCCGACCCTATTTCAATCATGATTGATACCCATAACACAGGTGAAATCAGCGATGAAAGGCTTGAGAAAATCGTCAGGGACGTGTTCCCACTAACACCCAGGGGTATAATTGATTACCTCAAACTTCGCAGGCCCATATACTGCAAAACAGCTGCCGGCGGGCATTTTGGCAGAAAAGAAGCTGACTTTCTGTGGGAAAAAACCAACAAAGTTGATGAATTAAGAAAAGCAGCGAAATAAATTTAAAAAATAATTAGGAGAAAATACCCATTACCATTCCTAACGGGTAGCAATGGGTATTAGGGGGGAAATAATGAAATACGACGTAAAGAATATGAACCTTGCCGTTGAAGGCAAGAGCAGAATTGAATGGGCCGCAAAAGAAATGCCTGTGCTGGGCCAGATTAAGAAAAGATTTGCAAAAGAAAAACCGCTGAAAAACTTCAGATTAGGCTGCTGCCTGCACGTGACAACTGAAACTGCAAATCTTGCAATCACTTTAAAAGAAGGAGGAGCACAAGTCGCATTATGTGCTTCCAATCCTCTTTCAACCCAGGACTCAGTCGCTTCAGCGTTAGTGAAATATTGGCAAATCCCGGTTTTTGCTATCAAAGGTGAAGATAACAAAACCTACTATAAACACATTGAATCGATACTCGCCACAAAACCTCAAGTTACCATGGATGATGGAGCCGATTTAGTTACAATGCTTCACACTACCCACAAATCGTTAATTGATACAATAATTTGCGGAACCGAAGAAACAACAACAGGCGTAATCAGGCTTAAAGCAATGGCAAAAGATGGCGTATTGAGATATCCTATTATTGCAATAAATGACGCTTTAACCAAACATTTTTTTGACAATAGGTATGGAACCGGCCAGTCAACAATTGACGGCGTTATAAGAGCTACAAACATCCTTTTAGCTGGAAAAAACTTTGTTGTTTTAGGTTATGGCTGGTGCGGCAGAGGCTTAGCCATGCGCGCTAACGGTATGGGCGCTAATGTAATAGTTACTGAAATAGACCCAATTAAAGCAATTGAAGCGAAAATGGATGGTTATAGAGTAATGCCAATGAGTGAAGCAGCAAAAATAGGAGATATTTTTGTTACCCTCACCGGGAATATCTCTGTAATAAGGAAAGAACACTTCGCTTCAATGAAAGATGGGGCAATAGTGGCAAATTCAGGCCATTTCAATGTCGAAATAGATATTGAAGACTTGAAGACTATCAGTAAAAAAGTACGGAAAGTCAGAGAATTTGTTGATGAATACACTTTAAGAAACGGCAGAAATGTCTACGTGTTGGCAGAAGGCCGCCTTATAAACCTGGCTGCTGCTGAAGGCCATCCTGCCAGCGTAATGGATATGTCTTTTGCGAACCAGTCACTTTCAGTTGAATATCTTTTAAAGCATTATAAAAACAATACCCTGAATACAGAACTCGAAAATAATGTTTACCCTGTTCCTAAAGTTATTGATGAAAAAATCGCAGAATTAAAACTGCACTCGATGGGGACCCGTATAGATAAACTCACTGAAAAACAGAAGAAATATCTTGATTCCTGGTCAGAAGGTACGTAAAATAATCTAAAAAACTGCCAGCTATAAACTGGCAGTTTTTTTTCTTGACAAACCGCCTTAATATTTATATAATTTTAACGCTAAATGAAAAAAATAATCTTCTTCCTTTTGGCCATTCTTGCAGTCAATCTTCTCTTACCTGCAATTTCTTTTTCTTCTGCAATTCAAACATCTACAGAAACAACAACCGGTGTCTGGAATTCAACTTACACTTGGTCCGGCGGTTTAATCCCTGGGCCCGATGATGAAGTAACTGTAAGTGAAGGGTTTTTATTGTTAATAGATACTGCTGCTGAATGCAAAGCCATTTCTCTTACACTGGATCAATACGCAACTGTTGAATTCCATCCTTTTGGAGTAAATGCATCAACTCTTAATGTACGAGGGGATATCACTTTTGGCGATGGCGCTGCTATGACCATGAACGGTTCAAATGCAAATGACAGGATGCTATTAGACGCTAACGACTTAGTTTTAAACGGCGATGGCTCTTCCTTAACATCCCTGCTCAACACTACACAAACCCAAAATCTTACAATCAATGCCAGAGACATTAAATTAGGTGCTGATAAATCAGCGCTTTTTAGAATCACAGCAAGCACAAAATCGATTATTAATTTGGCATGCCGTGATATATCGCTTGCCAATTGTGTTAATTACGGTAATTTTTTTGATATAGAGATCAATGCGCCAGATACTACTCTTAATTTAGCTGCCGGACAAATAACTGTAGGGACTTTGAATGATCTTTACATTATGGTGAACTCACAGGCAAATAAGTGTTTAGCAAACATTTCTTTTGCAAAACTAACTACAAATTCTGAAGGAGTTTTTGATGCCAGGTGCTCTGTATTATCCAGCACGATGTCACTTTCTCTA of Elusimicrobiota bacterium contains these proteins:
- the ahcY gene encoding adenosylhomocysteinase, with product MKYDVKNMNLAVEGKSRIEWAAKEMPVLGQIKKRFAKEKPLKNFRLGCCLHVTTETANLAITLKEGGAQVALCASNPLSTQDSVASALVKYWQIPVFAIKGEDNKTYYKHIESILATKPQVTMDDGADLVTMLHTTHKSLIDTIICGTEETTTGVIRLKAMAKDGVLRYPIIAINDALTKHFFDNRYGTGQSTIDGVIRATNILLAGKNFVVLGYGWCGRGLAMRANGMGANVIVTEIDPIKAIEAKMDGYRVMPMSEAAKIGDIFVTLTGNISVIRKEHFASMKDGAIVANSGHFNVEIDIEDLKTISKKVRKVREFVDEYTLRNGRNVYVLAEGRLINLAAAEGHPASVMDMSFANQSLSVEYLLKHYKNNTLNTELENNVYPVPKVIDEKIAELKLHSMGTRIDKLTEKQKKYLDSWSEGT
- a CDS encoding NDP-sugar synthase; amino-acid sequence: MKALILLGGIGTRLRPFTCTTPKPLLPILNQPFITYQLNLIKEFGIKEVTFCLSYRAEQFSKFVGTGKNFGLKVNYVYEEKPLGTGGAIKNAQKFIDQTTIILNGDILTDINLKEMAKFHNQKNAILTIGLVRVKDPTIYGLVETDKQSRIEKFLEKPSWDEVTCNTINSGIYIFEPELLDYIPVNINYSVERGLFPHLLEEQKPVFGFVSSPYWLDIGTVEKYVQAHFDILKGEVKIPVPGKQIKKSVWADKNVSINAKSVIEGKVIIGHNSRIDEFVQLSGLVSIGKNCKIKKGAQISDSVILDNTIIGEGTKIEKSIVGRNCNVEPNSILTPGCAIGDNSLITRFSNL
- a CDS encoding phosphoglucomutase/phosphomannomutase family protein, which encodes MQENNIKFGTEGWRGIISKDFTFENVAKVSQSISDYLRSTQKPSNSQSGQKIAIGYDNRFLSEKFANCCAQVFLQNGYEVIISDSSVTTPNLCFITKSKEAQIGIMITASHNPAIFNGLKAKAQYGGPVPEWLNKEIEKNIPQRFVESKIDNEGLAPVEFKDDYIKYIKMSVDFSKIGKIKQNIVFDCMHGPAYRYIDGLFGKDNKKIIKLRDTRDVLFGGFNPEPIEKYMSLTKSEVKKHKAAAGIVTDGDGDRVGVVADGGIYLPPHTVFPLLLYYQAKYKNQKPKVAQTISLGYLSERIAKKYSLEFEETPVGFKYITEKILKEGNIFGGEESCGYALPGELPDRDGILSGLTVLEMIGSSGKKLSELVKEMQKEFGKSSFMRYDFRLPEIIFDKSCFVNIIKGFISEKINGKTLKSVKTFDGIKIVLEDDSWLLMRPSGTEPLLRVYSETPSQKTTQQLIDYGKKITMNYFKNK
- a CDS encoding cupin domain-containing protein, coding for MKIVNKPWGKEIWIAYTKKYLGKILIIKKGHRLSRQYHKIKDETLYCDTGRFEMELGRKTFTVKPGQAIRVKPNTIHRMFAKYSDVRIIETSTSHPRDRVRMEDDYARK
- the metK gene encoding methionine adenosyltransferase, with amino-acid sequence MSFVRKDFFFTSESVGAGHPDKVCDKVSDAVLDDVLRQDPKGRVACETFITLGLIIVGGEITTKAYVDVPSIVKRVVKDIGYNDPKYGFDYKNCGILNGIHSQSPDISQGVDTGGAGDQGIMIGYANNQTEELMPMPITLAHKLIKKTNEARTSGLLSYLGPDCKSQVTVEYVNGKPARVDAVVIACQHTEDVLDKTGKHMSENAKKQMKKEIIDPIIGKMADSKTKYFINATGKFVIGGPASDTGMTGRKIIVDTYGGWAQHGGGAFSGKDPTKVDRSATYMARHIAKNIVAAKLADECLVELSYCIGVADPISIMIDTHNTGEISDERLEKIVRDVFPLTPRGIIDYLKLRRPIYCKTAAGGHFGRKEADFLWEKTNKVDELRKAAK